In one window of Thermodesulfobacteriota bacterium DNA:
- the rpe gene encoding ribulose-phosphate 3-epimerase — translation MKKIAPSILSADFSRLGAELKAVEDARADYIHVDVMDGHFVPNITIGPVVVEWIRNATRLPLDVHLMIENPAEFVPAFARAGSDIITVHVETTKHLHKVVQSIKEHGIKAGVSLNPSTSVQTLDQVIEEVDLVLVMSVNPGFGGQEFIKSSIAKLKKVRRMLDECGSEAELEVDGGIKIGNIGEASKAGADVFVAGSAVFGGDDYAKTIEAMRRELDGE, via the coding sequence ATGAAGAAGATAGCACCTTCCATATTATCGGCGGACTTCAGCCGGCTCGGCGCGGAGCTTAAGGCCGTGGAGGACGCCAGGGCCGACTACATACACGTGGACGTGATGGACGGGCACTTCGTGCCGAACATCACCATAGGCCCGGTAGTGGTCGAGTGGATACGGAATGCCACGAGGCTCCCGCTCGACGTGCACCTCATGATAGAGAACCCCGCCGAGTTCGTCCCGGCGTTCGCCAGGGCCGGGAGCGACATAATAACCGTGCACGTGGAGACGACGAAACACCTGCACAAGGTCGTCCAGTCCATAAAGGAGCACGGTATAAAGGCCGGGGTCTCTCTTAACCCCTCCACTTCGGTCCAGACCCTCGATCAGGTAATCGAAGAGGTGGACCTCGTGCTGGTGATGTCGGTAAACCCCGGGTTCGGCGGACAGGAGTTCATAAAGTCGAGCATTGCGAAGCTCAAGAAGGTCAGGCGGATGCTCGACGAGTGCGGCTCCGAGGCCGAGCTCGAGGTGGACGGCGGGATAAAGATAGGCAATATAGGGGAGGCCTCGAAGGCCGGGGCGGACGTCTTCGTGGCGGGCTCGGCCGTATTCGGCGGCGACGACTACGCAAAGACAATCGAGGCCATGAGGAGGGAGTTGGACGGGGAGTAG
- a CDS encoding HD domain-containing phosphohydrolase, which produces MERITTIENEITKLKAQADETDWHNQRIQGTLTDCANNLFSLIGGESCHFHLSIAKGAPIDYEFSVNRRLHGRAAAPGEGGLTNKVISSFLGKDKEHSTGWVRLTYNEANGRSFSSFDKKRLADLAYMIGMVIQESLASYREIVKADCNQLAMIVSFMRVLEAKSKWTLGHSAKVANVGIALLDAALGNEEWVSTIDQEEIDRLEHWFKFGALLHDIGKVGVNDSILDKSGKLTADEFDKMKIHAGVGGSLLDVLGSECAKSIIPIIKHHHENYDGSGYPEGLKGIDIPSGARILKVSDVFCALTEDRPYRGTFSLSVTINEIKSHKGKMFDPILVDIFSQLPLEEFIKENAQHDAEMKAQLEVAETKAGPEEEKEDKANNG; this is translated from the coding sequence ATGGAAAGAATAACTACCATAGAAAACGAAATAACGAAGCTCAAGGCCCAGGCCGACGAGACGGACTGGCACAATCAGCGGATACAGGGTACGCTTACCGATTGCGCCAACAACCTCTTCAGCCTCATAGGCGGCGAGTCCTGCCACTTCCACCTCTCCATTGCGAAGGGCGCCCCTATCGACTACGAGTTCTCCGTGAACCGCAGGCTGCACGGGAGGGCCGCAGCCCCGGGCGAGGGAGGGCTTACCAATAAGGTAATATCCTCTTTCCTCGGCAAGGACAAGGAGCATTCGACCGGATGGGTCAGGCTCACCTATAACGAGGCCAACGGCCGCAGTTTCTCGTCCTTCGATAAGAAGCGCCTGGCCGACCTGGCCTACATGATAGGCATGGTCATCCAGGAAAGCCTGGCCTCCTACCGTGAGATAGTCAAGGCAGACTGCAACCAGCTGGCCATGATAGTCTCCTTCATGAGGGTGCTGGAGGCCAAGAGCAAATGGACGCTCGGGCACAGCGCCAAGGTCGCTAACGTGGGCATCGCGCTCCTGGACGCCGCTCTCGGCAACGAGGAGTGGGTCTCCACGATCGACCAGGAAGAGATCGACAGGCTGGAGCACTGGTTCAAGTTCGGCGCGCTCCTGCACGACATAGGGAAGGTCGGGGTAAACGACAGTATCCTGGATAAGAGCGGGAAGCTCACGGCCGATGAGTTCGATAAGATGAAGATACACGCCGGTGTCGGAGGCTCCCTTCTGGACGTCCTCGGCTCCGAGTGCGCGAAGTCCATCATCCCCATAATAAAGCACCACCACGAGAACTACGACGGGAGCGGATACCCCGAGGGGCTCAAAGGCATCGATATCCCGTCCGGGGCGAGGATACTGAAGGTCTCCGACGTCTTCTGCGCGCTGACCGAAGACCGTCCCTACAGGGGCACCTTCTCTCTCTCGGTTACCATAAACGAGATAAAGAGCCACAAGGGCAAGATGTTCGACCCCATCCTTGTTGACATCTTCTCGCAGTTGCCTCTCGAGGAGTTCATAAAAGAGAACGCCCAGCATGACGCCGAAATGAAGGCGCAGTTGGAGGTGGCCGAGACGAAAGCCGGGCCGGAAGAAGAAAAGGAAGATAAGGCGAATAACGGGTAA
- a CDS encoding Slp family lipoprotein, with amino-acid sequence MYSKTRKTALPFFLATLVMLAGCAPVISSEVRKDVDPDVRFEELLAGPEGHTGKTVLLGGTILKVETLADKTVMEVLQKPLKTNLRPVDQAEKSLGRFLLAFDGFRDPTLYTPGSDITAVGTVTGSETRQIGDHTYDYPVISPVEDHLWQTRRSWPDLHLGIGVGTTF; translated from the coding sequence ATGTACTCTAAAACGCGGAAGACGGCGCTGCCCTTCTTTCTGGCGACGCTGGTCATGCTCGCGGGCTGCGCCCCGGTCATCTCAAGCGAGGTACGCAAGGACGTTGACCCGGACGTAAGGTTCGAGGAACTCCTGGCAGGGCCCGAAGGCCACACCGGCAAGACGGTCCTTCTCGGCGGGACCATACTCAAGGTGGAGACACTCGCGGACAAGACCGTGATGGAGGTCCTGCAAAAGCCGCTTAAAACGAACTTAAGGCCCGTGGACCAGGCCGAGAAGAGCCTCGGGCGGTTCCTCCTCGCATTCGACGGCTTCCGGGACCCGACGCTCTACACCCCGGGAAGCGACATAACGGCCGTCGGAACGGTAACGGGCTCGGAGACGAGGCAGATCGGCGACCATACTTACGACTACCCGGTAATATCTCCCGTGGAGGACCACCTCTGGCAGACCCGAAGAAGCTGGCCTGACTTGCACCTGGGCATCGGGGTCGGCACAACTTTTTAG